From the Candidatus Abyssobacteria bacterium SURF_5 genome, one window contains:
- a CDS encoding enoyl-CoA hydratase/isomerase family protein gives MSSNFLVEERDSICTITINRPDRRNSFTLAMWKEFTALMRSLNHKNHIHAVIIRGAGEKSFSSGIDLAELASTGRSITDPSSWEDIGIEEAMHSITEFRYPVIAMVNGYAIAGGCELALHCDILIAADTAKFAMPLAKIGLLVPFPLAQRLVNAVGVTYAREMLYTGRMVSAAEAKQMGMVNEVVPLAQLQERVQAVAGEIAANAPLSLEGMKKTLSRCFAYEQKIDFSDLREHMGKCLSSEDVIEGITAFIERRKPVFKGK, from the coding sequence ATGTCGAGCAATTTCCTTGTTGAAGAACGCGACTCAATCTGCACGATTACCATCAACCGCCCCGATCGCCGCAACTCGTTCACCCTTGCCATGTGGAAAGAATTCACCGCCCTCATGCGAAGCTTGAACCATAAGAATCACATTCACGCCGTCATCATCAGGGGCGCTGGCGAAAAATCGTTTTCATCCGGCATCGACCTCGCCGAATTGGCCTCCACAGGAAGATCGATCACCGACCCGTCCTCCTGGGAGGATATCGGCATCGAGGAGGCGATGCACAGCATCACCGAGTTCCGCTACCCTGTCATCGCCATGGTAAACGGATATGCAATCGCGGGCGGATGCGAACTCGCGCTCCATTGCGATATCCTCATTGCCGCCGATACCGCCAAATTCGCCATGCCGCTCGCCAAAATCGGACTGCTCGTGCCGTTCCCGCTCGCGCAACGGCTCGTGAACGCTGTCGGCGTCACCTACGCCCGCGAAATGCTTTACACCGGCAGAATGGTGTCTGCCGCCGAAGCGAAGCAGATGGGAATGGTCAACGAGGTCGTCCCGCTTGCCCAACTGCAGGAGCGGGTACAGGCTGTCGCCGGTGAAATCGCCGCCAACGCCCCTCTCTCGCTGGAAGGAATGAAGAAAACGCTTTCCCGATGCTTCGCCTATGAGCAAAAAATAGATTTCTCCGACCTGCGCGAACATATGGGAAAATGCCTTTCGAGTGAAGACGTGATCGAAGGGATTACCGCTTTCATCGAGCGCCGCAAACCGGTGTTCAAGGGAAAATAG